GGTCGGTTATCAACTTGGCCCGTGTGAGAGATTCTACTGCACGGTGTCGACAGACCACGGGAGCTGAGAGTGGCTCGGCAAACTTGTTATCAGGATTGTAATGAAATATTTTATGAATAACAAAAAATCAGAACGATAGCGTGCCACCTTTATGCTCGAACCCTCTTATCGTCCTCGTATGTCCAGAGTCGAACTGACGCTGCCGGACGATCTCTCCGACCGTATCGATCTGCTCGTCGAACAGGGGGAGTTCCTGACTCGCCAGAAAGCCATGGAGGAGTTGCTCTCGATGGGTATCTCCACGTACGACACCGTCGAGGACGACGACCCCCAGATGGAGGAAGGACTGTTCAACCAGGCGGTGACCGATCAAAAGGATCCGGCCATGCGCGACGAGGGCGACGAGCAAACCTTCTGACCGATTCCGCGTATCCTTTTCGGGTGTCTGCGTCTGAATCGAGTGAGTCATCCACCCATGACATACGTTAGCAAAGATTTAGGTAGTAGGACCGCTAACCAGTTACCGTAACAGAACGAAACGATGCCCTCAATAACCAACGACGCGCCAACGGTCGAACTCGAACTGAGCCTCGAAGAGCAGTGGGTGGTCCACCACGTCCTCACCGAGTATATTGACGTCGCAAGCGGCGATGACACGGAACTTCCGAAGCCGGTCGTCGAAATCGCCCTCGCCGAGAAGGTCGAAGCGGGGACGTTCGCGTTCACCGCCTTCGAACTGGAGAAACTCCGGTTCAGATGTCGGTTCCACGCGCGAAACGACACCGCGCCCGACGCCGACCGACCGGTGGCGCGAGCGTTGGCCGACCGAATCGACCGCGTCCACGGAGAGTCGGTTCTTCGGTAGCGAGCGGTCTCTCGGCGACTCTCATTGCAAACACCGAGCGAGAATCCGAAGGAGCGACGCGCGGGCGTCGGGGCGATACTGTTCGTAATCGCGGCAGCAATCAGCAACGCGCTGGTGCGCAGCGTCGATGGAAGTTGGTTCATCCTCGACAGCACATCCGGATCGTGGCGGCGGTGCCCGAACTGGTAGGCGTCGGGCTCGTCGTCACTGCCAGACGAGAGTGATTGGTCGACTCCGGAACAGTCGCTATGAGGGTTACGACTCGACGACGACGGCACCTTTCATCCCCAGTTCGCGATGTGGTGTACAGTAGTACAGATACGTTCCCGGTTCGTCGGCGGTGTACTCGAACGTCGCGTCGCCGGTAGAGTACAGTTGACTCTCGAACGCTCCGTCCTGTTCGACGACATTGTGCGCGCCGCTGGCGGCGACCCACTCCCAGACGACGGTCGTTCCCGGAGAGACGCGAACCGCCGCCGGGTCGTAGGCGTACGGTCCGTTCGCGGAGTCAGCACCCACTCTGACAGTGACGCGGTCGGTCCCCGTTTCGTCGACGATGCCGTCGTAGTTGCGTCCGTCACTCATCCACTCGTCGACCGTGGCCTTCGAATCGGCGGCGTCGCCGCCGGCGGTCGAATCGGAGCCCTCGGAGTCGTCGGAACCGGTGGAACCGACGGATTCGTTCGTCCCGTCACCACCGCCCGGAGTCGACGACGTCTCGTCGAGACACCCCGCGAACGACGCACCGCCGGTTACCGCCGCGAGCGCGAGAACTCGGCGGCGCGTCATCCCCGTGTCGGAGTCCAAAAAAGCGTTCGAGACCATGTGCGGGCTTCGACGAACAGCACTCATAACGCTTCCTAAGCGTGCACGTGAGGGTGTAGCCCGGTCGTCGAAAATAGTATGTGAGCGGATATGCTCGTGGAGTCTGTTCGTCTTCGCGGCCCTCCTTGCGACCGGACTGCTCGTCGTCGCCGGACTGCTGTTCATCGGCGACGAGAGCCTACTGAACTCTGGTCGCGTCGATGCGCGAGATGAACGGATTCGCCTGGTCGACGGTCGTCCCCTGAACGACCATCGTCACCGATGTACCGTCCGTGATGCCTTGCAGCACCGCCCCTTCGGCGATGGCCTTCGGGAACGGAAGCGGCGGAATTCCCGGTGCGACCACCGTCGGTGCGTTGACGAGATTCGGCACGACGGCCTTGTCGCGATGGGAGTTGACGAGCGTTCCGGAGAACTCGGTCAGTTGCTGGTTACCCTGAATCTCCCAGTACTGCAACAAGAGCGGACCGGGATTCGGGTTCGGAATCGTCGGGTCGAACGGGACTTCCGAGACGGCCGCAGACCAGACGTCGACGGCCCCCGGAGCGCTCTTGTCGTCGGCCCCGGCGACGAGGTTGAACGGGTTCGTTTCGACGGAGACGCCGTCGGAGACGGGTGCAGAGGCTATGAACGTCGCCGAGTGCTGGAACGACTGGATTCCGAGCGACTGCCCGGAGAGCGGGTCGATGGTGTCGATGTCGGTGGACTGCGTCCCGACGAACACCTGGCTGGCGTTCTGGGCTGTGACGGATGCTATCGACGTCCCGCCGAGTGTACCGAGCGCCAAGAGACCCCCAGAGGCCCGAAGGAACGTCCGGCGTGACATCGGGGACGTCGACGGACGAGTCTGTCGTGGTGTAATGGTAGTAGATACCATGATAGCGTAACGACCGCCATAACAATCAATATTCTTACATTACAGCACATCGGATACTCAGACAGCTGAACCAAATCTGGCGAGAGGAGAGTCTAACGCGCGAATGACATCATCCGACGAGTTCCACTGTCGACACTGACATCGTTTAAAGAGCTGTCACACAGACAAGGTTTGGTCTCCAGATTCGCCTCTCATCGGTCTGTGTCGTTGACGACGGGAGACGGAACACCGTTTTCACCTCGGGCGACGAATGGTGCACGTGAACGACGAGGGTTCCCGACCAGCACGGACGCGAGACGACTCCTCACGGCTCGTCGGCGCGAACGGACACCGGCGTGTCGTCATGAACCCGACGAGCGGCGGGGGCGAGCACATAGAGACAGTTCACGCGCTGGCCGACGAGTACGGATACGACGTCGTCGAGACCACTGGACCGGGAGACGCGACGACGCTTGCACGCGCGGCCGTCGAGGACGACGTTCGTCGACTCGCCGTCGCCGGAGGAGATGGAACCCTTCACGAAGTCGTCACGGGACTGTTCGAAGCCGACGCGCTCGATGACGTGACTATCGGTATCGTTCCCGTCGGGACCGCCAACATCTTCGCGCGAAACGTCGGCGTCGAAGATATGGAATCGGGGTTCAATCTCCTCGAAAACGGCGAGAAGCGGCGAATCGACCTCGGGATGGCGGGCGAGGAACCGTTTATCGTCTCGGCGGTCGCCGGACTGACCGCCGAAGCCAGTACAGCGACGAACACCGAGCTGAAAGAACGTCTCGGATCGCTCGCGTTTCTCTACACGGGTATCAAGAAGTCGATGGAGTTCGAGAGCCTGCAGTTAGAGGTCGAAGCGATCTCGCAGGGCGAGGAGACGACGTGGAGCGGGGAAGCGCTCTGTGCGCTCGTCGGCAACGTCCGACAGTTCGCCAAAGAAGGCGGGCAGGCGAACAGCGAGGACGGACTGTTCGACGTCGTCATCGTCGAGGAGATGCCGCCGCAGAACGTTCTC
The sequence above is drawn from the Haloprofundus salinisoli genome and encodes:
- a CDS encoding ribbon-helix-helix domain-containing protein encodes the protein MSRVELTLPDDLSDRIDLLVEQGEFLTRQKAMEELLSMGISTYDTVEDDDPQMEEGLFNQAVTDQKDPAMRDEGDEQTF
- a CDS encoding halocyanin domain-containing protein yields the protein MVSNAFLDSDTGMTRRRVLALAAVTGGASFAGCLDETSSTPGGGDGTNESVGSTGSDDSEGSDSTAGGDAADSKATVDEWMSDGRNYDGIVDETGTDRVTVRVGADSANGPYAYDPAAVRVSPGTTVVWEWVAASGAHNVVEQDGAFESQLYSTGDATFEYTADEPGTYLYYCTPHRELGMKGAVVVES
- a CDS encoding diacylglycerol/lipid kinase family protein gives rise to the protein MVHVNDEGSRPARTRDDSSRLVGANGHRRVVMNPTSGGGEHIETVHALADEYGYDVVETTGPGDATTLARAAVEDDVRRLAVAGGDGTLHEVVTGLFEADALDDVTIGIVPVGTANIFARNVGVEDMESGFNLLENGEKRRIDLGMAGEEPFIVSAVAGLTAEASTATNTELKERLGSLAFLYTGIKKSMEFESLQLEVEAISQGEETTWSGEALCALVGNVRQFAKEGGQANSEDGLFDVVIVEEMPPQNVLAEAAAHRVFGKGTEHVVHLRASQLTVEGRTSETIVFSLDGEVSNHEQLVLYSKPRTLSVAVGPTYESNPH